A genomic stretch from Aedes albopictus strain Foshan chromosome 2, AalbF5, whole genome shotgun sequence includes:
- the LOC134288117 gene encoding uncharacterized protein LOC134288117, protein MTSLRTHTSVPIEEQWRTTKSLRRSFTSLKSRTRYNALSTSVRRALRTGIIPLLILTITLTQAQKLTIRNLHDEPLLLVKEIHCKIQTGTIKIIHPINLSSIEETAEILIKSSYHNNAQTTNPLTNILKYKAKKLYSNIYQLKLQPHHRSRRWNTVGTVWKWIAGTPDASDLQAINTTMNDLIDQNNQQIIVNQNLNTRIQQLTHAIQEVTNQANLNDLLMDDIETITSIVNVDILNQLLEDIQDAILLSKMSITSNKILSVREITTIRELLQDQGINIHLPDEALQYVTPKFATSHGTLLYFMHVPLLEENTAEIIRIYPIINSNQSIIQFPEFIVKSGNRIFVTQKPEDFVQKSSFLTDLGDECIKPLITGVKPKCNVVFNNQTIIKLISDNIILISNIRNQTLESTCGPDNRSLEGNVIINFENCTIQLNNKTFRNEEYIGEPNIMYNAFYNLKPNWKLQEDIDLGKIHHDTIQNRRHLEHVYLEQNNLNFKFWSLFGGFSFTGITAVIIIMLIIIRYGGKGPGRSSLREGEVIASVCPNSEEAILSQLGDIQQQQQQLATSLATLNEPHNGR, encoded by the exons ATGACATCATTGAGGACACACACCAGCGTGCCCATAGAGGAGCAGTGGAGAACTACGAAGTCATTAAGAAGAAGTTTTACTTCCCTAAAATCAAGGACAAGGTACAACGCTTTATCAACCTCTGTGAGACGTGCCTTGAGA ACCGGAATAATCCCCTTACTGATATTGACGATCACCCTTACTCAAGCACAAAAACTAACCATTAGAAACCTGCACGACGAACCTTTATTGCTTGTAAAGGAAATACATTGTAAAATTCAAACTGGAACAATTAAAATAATCCACCCGATAAATCTGTCTTCTATAGAAGAAACAGCGGAGATCCTGATTAAATCATCTTACCATAATAATGCCCAAACTACTAATCcactaacaaatattttaaagtaTAAAGCGAAGAAATTATACAGCAACATATATCAACTGAAACTTCAACCACACCACCGATCAAGGAGGTGGAACACCGTTGGAACTGTGTGGAAATGGATCGCGGGAACCCCCGACGCATCTGATCTCCAAGCCATCAATACTACGATGAACGACTTGATTGACCAAAACAACCAACAGATCATAGTTAATCAAAATCTCAACACTCGGATTCAGCAACTTACTCACGCTATACAGGAAGTAACCAATCAGGCCAACCTAAACGACTTGCTAATGGACGACATCGAAACAATTACATCCATCGTAAACGTAGATATTCTCAATCAGCTGCTCGAGGACATTCAAGACGCAATTCTGCTCTCAAAAATGTCTATTACTTCAAACAAAATCCTATCTGTTCGAGAAATTACAACGATAAGAGAACTTCTTCAAGACCAAGGAATTAACATTCACTTACCGGATGAAGCACTACAATACGTTACGCCAAAATTCGCAACGAGTCATGGaacattattatattttatgCATGTACCACTGTTAGAGGAGAACACCGCGGAAATCATCAGAATATACCCAATCATCAATAGTAATCAATCAATCATCCAATTCCCAGAATTCATAGTCAAAAGTGGTAACCGTATTTTTGTCACACAAAAACCGGAAGACTTCgttcaaaaatcttcattcttGACGGATCTCGGGGACGAATGTATCAAACCGTTAATAACCGGAGTGAAGCCTAAATGCAACGTTGTATTCAATAATCAAACAATAATCAAACTAATTTCTGACAACATCATTTTGATATCCAATATAAGGAATCAAACATTAGAATCAACCTGTGGACCAGATAACCGAAGCCTAGAAGGAAATGTGATCATCAATTTTGAAAACTGCACAATAcaactcaacaacaaaacatttagAAACGAGGAATATATCGGCGAGCCCAATATCATGTATAACGCATTCTATAATCTCAAACCAAACTGGAAGCTACAGGAAGACATCGATTTAGGAAAAATTCATCACGACACAATACAAAACCGACGACACCTCGAGCATGTATACCTAGAACAAAATAATCTCAACTTTAAGTTTTGGAGCctgtttggaggattttcttttacCGGAATTACAGCAGTGATTATCATCATGCTAATCATAATCAGATACGGTGGAAAAGGACCGGGACGTTCCTCACTTAGGGAGGGAGAAGTTATCGCATCAGTTTGCCCCAACTCCGAAGAAGCCATACTTAGCCAACTAGGAgacatccaacaacaacaacaacagttagcaACATCGCTAGCAACTTTGAACGAGCCACACAACGGACGATGA